One Mus musculus strain C57BL/6J chromosome X, GRCm38.p6 C57BL/6J DNA window includes the following coding sequences:
- the Wdr13 gene encoding WD repeat-containing protein 13 isoform 1 (isoform 1 is encoded by transcript variant 1) codes for MAAVWQQVLAVDARYNAYRTPTFPQFRTQYIRRRSQLLRENAKAGHPPALRRQYLRLRGQLLGQRYGPLSEPGSARAYSNSIVRSSRTTLDRMEDFEDDPRALGARGHRRSVSRGSYQLQAQMNRAVYEDRPPGSVVPTSVAEASRAMAGDTSLSENYAFAGMYHVFDQHVDEAVPRVRFANDDRHRLACCSLDGSISLCQLVPAPPTVLHVLRGHTRGVSDFAWSLSNDILVSTSLDATMRIWASEDGRCIREIPDPDGAELLCCTFQPVNNNLTVVGNAKHNVHVMNISTGKKVKGGSSKLTGRVLALSFDAPGRLLWAGDDRGSVFSFLFDMATGKLTKAKRLVVHEGSPVTSISARSWVSREARDPSLLINACLNKLLLYRVVDNEGALQLKRSFPIEQSSHPVRSIFCPLMSFRQGACVVTGSEDMCVHFFDVERAAKAAVNKLQGHSAPVLDVSFNCDESLLASSDASGMVIVWRREQK; via the exons ATGGCCGCGGTGTGGCAGCAAGTATTAGCAGTGGACGCGAG GTACAACGCCTACCGTACACCAACGTTTCCACAGTTTCGGACCCAGTATATCCGCCGGCGCAGCCAGCTGCTTCGGGAGAATGCCAAAGCTGGTCACCCCCCAGCATTGCGTCGGCAGTACCTGAGGCTACGGGGCCAGCTATTGGGCCAACGGTACGGGCCACTCTCAGAACCAGGCAGTGCTCGTGCCTATAGCAACAGCATTGTCCGCAGCAGCCGAACAACCCTTGATCGAATGGAG GACTTTGAAGATGACCCCAGAGCCCTGGGGGCTCGAGGACACCGCCGATCTGTCAGCCGAGGTTCCTACCAGCTGCAGGCACAAATGAACCGTGCAGTCTATGAGGACAG GCCTCCTGGCAGTGTGGTACCCACGTCGGTGGCAGAGGCAAGTCGGGCCATGGCCGGGGACACGTCGCTGAGTGAGAACTATGCCTTTGCAGGCATGTACCATGTTTTTGACCAACACGTGGATGAGGCAG TCCCAAGGGTGCGCTTCGCCAATGACGACCGGCACCGCCTGGCCTGCTGCTCCCTGGACGGCAGCATCTCCCTGTGCCAGCTGGTGCCTGCCCCACCCACTGTGCTCCATGTGCTACGGGGCCATACACGTGGCGTCTCGGACTTCGCCTGGTCCCTCTCCAATGACATCCTTGTGTCCACCTCCCTCGATGCCACCATGCGCATCTGGGCCTCCGAGGACGGCCGCTGCATCCGTGAGATCCCTGACCCTGATGGCGCCGAATTGCTCTGCTGCACCTTCCAGCCAGTCAACAACAACCTCACTGTG GTGGGGAACGCCAAGCACAACGTGCATGTCATGAACATCTCCACAGGCAAGAAAGTGAAGGGTGGCTCCAGCAAGCTCACCGGCCGCGTCCTCGCCCTGTCCTTTGATGCCCCTGGTCGGCTGCTCTGGGCAGGCGATGACCGCGGCAgtgtcttctcctttctctttgacaTGGCCACAG GAAAGCTGACCAAAGCCAAGCGACTAGTAGTGCATGAAGGCAGCCCTGTAACCAGCATTTCTGCCCGGTCCTGGGTCAGCCGTGAAGCACGGGACCCCTCTCTGCTCATCAATGCCTGCCTCAACAAGCTGCTACTCTACAG AGTGGTGGACAACGAAGGGGCGCTACAGCTGAAGAGAAGCTTCCCCATTGAACAGAGTTCCCACCCTGTACGCAGTATCTTCTGCCCCCTCATGTCCTTCCGCCAGGGGGCCTGTGTGG TGACAGGCAGTGAAGATATGTGCGTTCACTTCTTTGACGTGGAGCGGGCAGCCAAGGCTGCTGTTAACAAGCTGCAGGGCCACAGCGCGCCCGTGCTTGACGTCAGCTTCAACTGTGACGAGAGTCTGCTGGCCTCCAGTGATGCCAGTGGCATGGTCATCGTCTGGAGACGAGAGCAAAAGTAG
- the Wdr13 gene encoding WD repeat-containing protein 13 isoform 2 (isoform 2 is encoded by transcript variant 3) produces the protein MEDFEDDPRALGARGHRRSVSRGSYQLQAQMNRAVYEDRPPGSVVPTSVAEASRAMAGDTSLSENYAFAGMYHVFDQHVDEAVPRVRFANDDRHRLACCSLDGSISLCQLVPAPPTVLHVLRGHTRGVSDFAWSLSNDILVSTSLDATMRIWASEDGRCIREIPDPDGAELLCCTFQPVNNNLTVVGNAKHNVHVMNISTGKKVKGGSSKLTGRVLALSFDAPGRLLWAGDDRGSVFSFLFDMATGKLTKAKRLVVHEGSPVTSISARSWVSREARDPSLLINACLNKLLLYRVVDNEGALQLKRSFPIEQSSHPVRSIFCPLMSFRQGACVVTGSEDMCVHFFDVERAAKAAVNKLQGHSAPVLDVSFNCDESLLASSDASGMVIVWRREQK, from the exons ATGGAG GACTTTGAAGATGACCCCAGAGCCCTGGGGGCTCGAGGACACCGCCGATCTGTCAGCCGAGGTTCCTACCAGCTGCAGGCACAAATGAACCGTGCAGTCTATGAGGACAG GCCTCCTGGCAGTGTGGTACCCACGTCGGTGGCAGAGGCAAGTCGGGCCATGGCCGGGGACACGTCGCTGAGTGAGAACTATGCCTTTGCAGGCATGTACCATGTTTTTGACCAACACGTGGATGAGGCAG TCCCAAGGGTGCGCTTCGCCAATGACGACCGGCACCGCCTGGCCTGCTGCTCCCTGGACGGCAGCATCTCCCTGTGCCAGCTGGTGCCTGCCCCACCCACTGTGCTCCATGTGCTACGGGGCCATACACGTGGCGTCTCGGACTTCGCCTGGTCCCTCTCCAATGACATCCTTGTGTCCACCTCCCTCGATGCCACCATGCGCATCTGGGCCTCCGAGGACGGCCGCTGCATCCGTGAGATCCCTGACCCTGATGGCGCCGAATTGCTCTGCTGCACCTTCCAGCCAGTCAACAACAACCTCACTGTG GTGGGGAACGCCAAGCACAACGTGCATGTCATGAACATCTCCACAGGCAAGAAAGTGAAGGGTGGCTCCAGCAAGCTCACCGGCCGCGTCCTCGCCCTGTCCTTTGATGCCCCTGGTCGGCTGCTCTGGGCAGGCGATGACCGCGGCAgtgtcttctcctttctctttgacaTGGCCACAG GAAAGCTGACCAAAGCCAAGCGACTAGTAGTGCATGAAGGCAGCCCTGTAACCAGCATTTCTGCCCGGTCCTGGGTCAGCCGTGAAGCACGGGACCCCTCTCTGCTCATCAATGCCTGCCTCAACAAGCTGCTACTCTACAG AGTGGTGGACAACGAAGGGGCGCTACAGCTGAAGAGAAGCTTCCCCATTGAACAGAGTTCCCACCCTGTACGCAGTATCTTCTGCCCCCTCATGTCCTTCCGCCAGGGGGCCTGTGTGG TGACAGGCAGTGAAGATATGTGCGTTCACTTCTTTGACGTGGAGCGGGCAGCCAAGGCTGCTGTTAACAAGCTGCAGGGCCACAGCGCGCCCGTGCTTGACGTCAGCTTCAACTGTGACGAGAGTCTGCTGGCCTCCAGTGATGCCAGTGGCATGGTCATCGTCTGGAGACGAGAGCAAAAGTAG
- the Rbm3 gene encoding RNA-binding protein 3 isoform 1 (isoform 1 is encoded by transcript variant 1), which produces MSSEEGKLFVGGLNFNTDEQALEDHFSSFGPISEVVVVKDRETQRSRGFGFITFTNPEHASDAMRAMNGESLDGRQIRVDHAGKSARGSRGGAFGGRGRSYSRGGGDQGYGSGRYDSRPGGYGYGYGRSRDYSGRSQGGYDRYSGGNYRDNYDN; this is translated from the exons ATGTCGTCTGAAGAAGGGAAACTCTTCGTAGGAGGGCTCAACTTCAACACCGATGAACAGGCACTTGAAGACCACTTCAGCAGCTTTGGGCCTATCTCTGAGG tggTTGTTGTCAAGGACCGGGAGACTCAAAGATCCCGGGGTTTTGGCTTCATCACCTTCACAAACCCAGAGCATGCCTCAGATGCGATGAGAGCTATGAATGGAGAG TCCCTGGATGGGCGCCAAATCCGAGTTGATCATGCAGGAAAGTCTGCCAGGGGATCCAGAGGGGGTGCCTTTGGTGGGCGTGGTCGCAGTTACTCTAGAG GTGGTGGAGACCAGGGATATGGAAGTGGAAGATATGACAGTCGTCCTGGAGGATATGGATATGGGTATGGGCGGTCTAGAGACTACAGTGGCAG AAGCCAGGGTGGCTATGACCGCTACTCAGGAGGAAATTACAGAGACAATTATGACAACTGA
- the Rbm3 gene encoding RNA-binding protein 3 isoform 2 (isoform 2 is encoded by transcript variant 3) produces the protein MSSEEGKLFVGGLNFNTDEQALEDHFSSFGPISEVVVVKDRETQRSRGFGFITFTNPEHASDAMRAMNGESLDGRQIRVDHAGKSARGSRGGAFGGRGRSYSRGGGDQGYGSGRYDSRPGGYGYGYGRSRDYSGSQGGYDRYSGGNYRDNYDN, from the exons ATGTCGTCTGAAGAAGGGAAACTCTTCGTAGGAGGGCTCAACTTCAACACCGATGAACAGGCACTTGAAGACCACTTCAGCAGCTTTGGGCCTATCTCTGAGG tggTTGTTGTCAAGGACCGGGAGACTCAAAGATCCCGGGGTTTTGGCTTCATCACCTTCACAAACCCAGAGCATGCCTCAGATGCGATGAGAGCTATGAATGGAGAG TCCCTGGATGGGCGCCAAATCCGAGTTGATCATGCAGGAAAGTCTGCCAGGGGATCCAGAGGGGGTGCCTTTGGTGGGCGTGGTCGCAGTTACTCTAGAG GTGGTGGAGACCAGGGATATGGAAGTGGAAGATATGACAGTCGTCCTGGAGGATATGGATATGGGTATGGGCGGTCTAGAGACTACAGTGGCAG CCAGGGTGGCTATGACCGCTACTCAGGAGGAAATTACAGAGACAATTATGACAACTGA